A section of the Pochonia chlamydosporia 170 chromosome 2, whole genome shotgun sequence genome encodes:
- a CDS encoding seryl-tRNA synthetase (similar to Neurospora crassa OR74A XP_963172.2): MNRSLTCIRCQGLKLKARPLCVRTFAEYKRPAIAPKPIIDIKHIRQNPELYELTCLERNYKKQAEYPAKILELHSQWQSLQKQGRSLRERSNLLRKFLANPATSSGDDDVKDIRQMSREQVQEEARKLKGELSGIEKGEAEAVAEMEALALEIPNLTSDDTPRGDEAILLSYINDAPTAFDKSPENKVWRSHVHIGSELGLFDFSGAATASGWGWYYLLGEAAQLEQALVQYALAVATKYGWTQVSPPTMVYSHIGAACGFQPRDQHGEQQVYTIAQSQVDSDRGVPEMCLAGTSEISLAGMKANTTIDPEELPMKRVAVSRCYRAEAGARGADTKGLYRVHEFTKVEMFAWTSPNEGEAEEIYEEMLDIQTEILQSLGLYCRVLAMPTTDLGASATRKVDMEAWFPSRQSINDGWGELTSASMCTDYQARRLATRTRVGGKISFPWTSNGTALAVPRVMAALLENGWDEETGTVAIPEVLRPWMDGLERMGRVGRRRNAREVTFKQTDGHVEEA, translated from the coding sequence ATGAACCGATCACTGACATGCATACGGTGTCAGGGTTTGAAGCTCAAGGCACGGCCTCTCTGTGTGCGGACATTTGCAGAATACAAGAGACCCGCCATTGCGCCCAAGcccatcatcgacatcaagCATATCCGTCAAAACCCAGAGCTATATGAGCTCACATGCCTGGAACGGAACTACAAAAAGCAAGCAGAATACCCGGCCAAGATCCTGGAACTGCATTCCCAATGGCAGAGCTTGCAAAAGCAGGGGCGGTCACTCCGCGAGAGATCCAACTTGCTGCGGAAATTTCTGGCAAATCCAGCTACCAGCAgcggtgacgatgatgtcaagGACATTCGGCAAATGAGCCGGGAGCAGGTACAAGAAGAGGCGAGGAAGTTAAAGGGCGAATTATCGGGCATTGAAAAGGGCGAAGCGGAAGCTGTGGCAGAGATGGAGGCACTTGCGTTGGAGATTCCCAACCTGACGAGTGACGATACTCCCCGAGGGGATGAAGCCATTCTTTTGAGTTATATCAACGATGCGCCTACGGCTTTTGATAAGTCACCCGAGAATAAGGTCTGGCGGTCACACGTCCACATTGGTTCGGAGCTGGGACTATTCGACTTTTCAGGTGCGGCCACCGCCTCCGGCTGGGGGTGGTACTACCTCCTCGGGGAGGCAGCTCAGCTCGAGCAAGCCCTCGTTCAATATGCGCTCGCCGTAGCCACCAAGTACGGCTGGACGCAAGTCTCGCCGCCGACAATGGTATACAGCCACATTGGAGCGGCGTGCGGGTTCCAGCCGCGGGATCAACATGGCGAGCAGCAAGTCTACACGATAGCCCAGTCACAGGTCGATTCGGATCGCGGCGTGCCGGAAATGTGTCTGGCTGGAACGTCTGAAATCTCTCTTGCGGGCATGAAggccaacaccaccattgaTCCGGAGGAACTGCCCATGAAGCGCGTGGCCGTGTCTCGATGCTACCGCGCCGAAGCAGGAGCCCGTGGCGCCGACACAAAGGGCCTCTATCGCGTTCACGAATTCACAAAGGTCGAAATGTTTGCGTGGACAAGCCCCAACGAAGGCGAGGCAGAGGAAATCTATGAAGAAATGCTGGATATTCAGACGGAGATTCTGCAGTCGCTGGGGCTTTACTGTCGCGTGCTGGCGATGCCGACGACTGATCTCGGCGCCTCTGCCACGCGGAAGGTCGACATGGAGGCATGGTTCCCCAGTCGACAGAGCATCAATGACGGCTGGGGCGAGTTGACGTCGGCGAGCATGTGTACGGACTATCAGGCACGACGGCTGGCAACACGCACGCGGGTAGGCGGCAAGATTTCCTTCCCGTGGACGTCTAACGGGACGGCGCTGGCGGTGCCGCGTGTCATGGCGGCATTGTTGGAAAACGGGTGGGATGAGGAGACGGGCACGGTGGCAATTCCCGAGGTGCTGCGGCcgtggatggatggactggagaggatggggagggtgGGCAGGAGGCGGAATGCGAGGGAGGTGACGTTTAAGCAGACGGATGGTCATGTTGAGGAGGCGTAG
- a CDS encoding serine/threonine-protein kinase nrc-2 (similar to Aspergillus terreus NIH2624 XP_001211297.1), translating to MPSSKSSNGSGAQVSHRLRNFFRMNSAASSGSEKDKSAANNASVTSAANNAASSDISSPKPSRHTKFFSSTVGRLRAHTVASEGNQLEEAMSPTAHANPYFAHQGQPGLRHHNEGSVPPSPPDTPELKVCGPDGAPVDQATSETKEELARRLRRVASAPNAQGLFVSDESKSIPALPNGERPATAELGKDPLMEDSASGSIGLVQSTSESSKSDSHAIAADDVLSALPAPSTSLAFRRTYSSNSIKVRNVEVSPASFDKIKLIGKGDVGKVYLVREKKSSRLYAMKVLSKKEMIKRNKIKRALAEQEILATSNHPFIVTLYHSFQSDEHLYLCMEYCSGGEFFRALQTRPGKCIPEDDARFYAAEVTAALEYLHLMGFIYRDLKPENILLHQSGHIMLSDFDLSKQSDPGGKPTMIIGKNGARTDALPTIDTRSCIANFRTNSFVGTEEYIAPEVIKGSGHTSAVDWWTLGILIYEMLYGTTPFKGKNRNATFANILREDIPFPDHAGAPQISNLCKSLIRKLLIKDENRRLGARAGASDIKAHPFFRTTQWALIRHMKPPIVPHPTKGIDTINFRNVKESESVDISGSRLKGVPLDSGLATPGAELEDPFSEFNSVTLHHDGDDHQHILHHPTASQQVSASS from the exons ATGCCGTCGTCCAAGAGCTCAAATGGCTCTGGCGCGCAGGTGAGCCATCGCCTCCGGAACTTCTTTCGCATGAACAGCGCCGCCAGCAGTGGAAGCGAGAAGGACAAGTCCGCCGCCAATAATGCCTCCGTCACCTCTGCCGCCAACAATGCAGCTTCCTCCGACATATCGAGTCCCAAGCCGTCTCGTCATAccaagttcttcagcagcaCTGTTGGCCGACTTCGTGCCCACACTGTCGCCAGCGAAGGCAATCAACTCGAAGAAGCCATGAGCCCAACTGCTCATGCCAACCCATACTTTGCCCACCAGGGTCAACCTGGCCTGCGACATCATAACGAGGGCTCTGTCCCGCCCAGTCCCCCTGATACTCCCGAATTGAAGGTCTGCGGCCCTGATGGTGCTCCCGTCGACCAGGCCACCAGCGAAACCAAGGAGGAACTGGCTCGGCGTCTGCGGAGGGTTGCTAGTGCCCCTAACGCTCAGGGCCTGTTTGTCAGCGACGAATCAAAGTCTATTCCTGCTCTGCCCAACGGCGAGCGACCTGCCACGGCAGAGCTTGGAAAGGATCCTCTGATGGAAGATTCGGCGAGTGGCTCTATTGGTCTTGTGCAGTCAACTTCTGAATCCTCCAAGAGCGATAGCCATGCCATTGCGGCTGACGACGTTCTCTCGGCCTTGCCAGCCCCTAGTACGTCCTTGGCTTTCCGAAGGACGTACAGCTCCAATTCTATCAAGGTCCGCAATGTCGAAGTTAGCCCTGCCAGCTTTGACAAGATTAAGCTCATCGGAAAGGGTGACGTTGGCAAGGTCTACCTGgtgagggagaagaagagcagccGACTCTATGCTATGAAGG TTTTGAGTAAAAAAGAAATGATTAAGCGAAACAAGATCAAGCGAGCTCTAGCGGAGCAGGAGATTCTTGCCACGAGCAATCACCCGTTCATTGTCACGCTATATCACTCGTTCCAGTCCGATGAGCACTTATACCTATGTATGGAATACTGCAGTGGTGGAGAGTTCTTCCGAGCCTTGCAAACCCGCCCTGGCAAATGTATCCCCGAAGATGACGCTCGATTCTATGCCGCCGAAGTGACAGCTGCGCTCGAATACCTTCACTTGATGGGCTTTATTTACCGCGATTTGAAACCTGAGA ACATCTTGCTTCACCAGTCTGGACACATCATGCTTTCAGACTTTGACTTGTCCAAGCAGTCCGACCCTGGTGGCAAGCCCACCATGATTATCGGCAAAAATGGAGCACGAACGGATGCTCTGCCTACAATTGACACCAGGTCTTGCATTGCCAACTTCCGAACCAACTCATTTGTTGGCACAGAGGAGTACATTGCTCCTGAGGTTATTAAGGGTTCCGGCCACACGAGCGCAGTCGACTGGTGGACATTGGGTATTCTCATCTACGAAATGCTCTATGGCACAACGCCTTTCAAAGGGAAGAATAGGAACGCAACGTTTGCCAACATTCTGCGTGAAGACATTCCATTCCCCGATCACGCTGGGGCGCCTCAAATTTCAAA TCTCTGCAAATCGTTGATTCGAAAGCTCCTGATCAAAGACGAGAACCGCAGGTTAGGAGCTCGGGCCGGTGCATCTGACATCAAGGCACATCCATTCTTCCGCACAACTCAGTGGGCTTTGATTCGCCACATGAAGCCGCCCATCGTTCCTCATCCCACCAAGGGAATCGACACAATCAACTTCAGAAATGTAAAGGAGAGCGAAAGTGTGGATATCAGCGGCTCAAGACTCAAGGGTGTACCACTGGACAGCGGTCTGGCCACGCCTGGAGCCGAGTTGGAGGACCCGTTCAGCGAATTCAACAGTGTGACACTGCATCACGATGGCGACGACCACCAGCATATTCTCCATCATCCTACCGCCAGCCAACAAGTAAGCGCTTCATCATAG